In Candidatus Yanofskybacteria bacterium, the sequence ACCAGCTGAGCTAAACGCCCTCATGCTATTTGAAGTCACAACACAAATCATAAATAAAAAAGGCCTCATTGAAAAGGCCATATTCCTAATTACCTTTCTCGTACGTCTTAGTTCTTCTGTTCCATTTCACATTCAAACGATACCACATCGGTCCTCTAAAAAATAAAAGCGCCAGATAGATTACGATTAACGTAATGGCGATAACGATCTGCCCGCTGGTCGCAGGTGGTGGCCAGCCAGGCCAAGAGGATAAGTTCATACCAACTCCTCGGTAAGTGCTGGAAGTAGTATACGCCACGCATTAAATTAATCAATAAAACTCAATGGCGGTCTTTGATCCGGCAGTTGCCGGACAAAAAGGCGGCCATTGTATCCACAATCCATAGACTAAAAGAGGCGACGATGTGACTTTCGAGAGGCTCTCGGAGTGCGACTGGCGCGAGAGAGAGGGTGATTTTCAGCAGAAAATACAACCCGTACTCGAGAAAGTCATATCGCTGCCTCGCGAATAACTAGATGCCTAGCTTATTGATTATCTTCTCATGAGGTCCTTCGAGCAGTACACGGACGAAGCGGTCGAACATCCCAAAGCGATATTCGAACTCTTCCTTTTCCATCAGACTAAATCTGATTTCTTTCCCGACTTCAGCTTCTAACGCTTTTAAAAAAGTTCTCAGCCTGTCCTTATTGATATCATCACCGACAACAAATAGATCGGCCACGGCACCACCCGCATCTTGATTCAAGAAGATGCCAGATATAATTGCCAACTTGACTCTGCCTAGATTAGTAATTCTTTTAATCATACTATCCATCTCGGCTGGAGAAGATTTTAATATCAAAGATCTAAGTTCGTCATAGAACTCATAATTAGGATTTAGCGTATATCGAGGCAACGCCCTCTTTGTCACGGCCAGTCTCCTTCTCGCCACTCTTTTGACGACTTTCTTCTTGGTTGTAACAGGTTTTTTATGACTCGCTTTGTGTTTGTGCTCGCTTGGCATATTATTTCCTCTTAATTAGCTTTATATCCATTAGCAAATCTATCTCCTTCTTAACAGTAGAGCTTGATTCTTGAGTCCTAGAGGCTAGATCCTTGGCATCAAAATCGTTGGGATAATTTCTAAACAAAAACTTCAAAATCTTTACTCTCGTTTTTGAGCCAAATAAACTGTCCAGTGAATATCTACTGAATTTATTAGACTTTGACATATGGCTAGATTAAAATACAATTAGGATAGACAACAACAGTCTATTAAAGAAGGCTTAAAAAGGCAAGCGATTCGCCGATTGACACTAAATATTTATACTTTTAAATAATCTAATTATTTTTAATTACAAATAATCTCAATGGAAAAAATTGTAATCAAGCCCACTTCTCACGAAATTTTGGTCAGAGGAACAAACCAAGATGGCCATGCCGATCTATTCGCTTATGACGCTGAGCGTGAAGAAAATAAACGGGGGCTAGGCAATCTATTCATAATTGGGAACATACAGGACAGCGACGGCGACCAATCTGATGTTGCCTACATAACAAACTTGGTCGCCTCGCTAGCTAAGAGAGAATACTACTCGAGAGCCGAAGCCTCGCCAAAAGAAGCGTTGTCTTCTGCTTTAAAGAAGATTAATGACGTCGTAGATGAGTTTTTCAAAAATAAAAACCTAGAGATCAATATAGGTATTTTTGCCGTAGCCGGAGAGAATATACTCATATCTCGACTCGGTAAATTCAAGATATTTTTAGCTAGAGATGGCAAAACAATAGATATACTGAATAATGTTGAGTTATTTTCAAAAGAACATATCGAAGAGAAGAAGTTTTCTAGCGTTATATCTGGAAAGGTGGGCACTAGCGACAAAATTCTCGCCTTTTATCCTGGTAAAGCCATTACTTCTCGCGAAAGGTTTATTAAGGCAGATTTCATAAAATTCGAGAGAGATGCATTTATAGAAAAAATGCTATCCCTAAAGGAAACGAAGAAAGACTTTGGCTGTGCAGCACTATACATAAGCATAGATAAATTCAAAGAGAGCACAACGAAGAAAGATAAGCCCAAAAAGATAAAATCCACCGTCGAGGATGCAACTATTAAGCTACACCCTGAGATGGGCGTCCCTATCTTGGCTGCCAATGAGAAAACCGATGATGAGAATAAAGATTCCGCTCAGAATGCACCAATCATAGCCACTACCAATTCAATCATTCCGCAAGAAGAAGAAATGCGAGCCGAGTTAATGGCTACCAAAAAGACTGAAATACCAAACATAATTCCAGCAGAATTTACCCGAGGTAGAAAAAAGAATCAATTCTGGTCAATATTAAATAGAATCAGAATATCTGATTTTAATCCAAATAAAGGGCTGATTAAAAAAGCAGGCATAGGCGCTGGTGTCGCCCTGTTGATAATAGTTATAATGGTTGTTCGATCTTACGTAGTGGTCAACACCGAGGATAAGGCCACGACTGAATCGGTAAAAAGGATTCAGTCCCAGATCGATATTGCCGAAGATAGGGTCCGAGAAAACAAACTCAGCGAGGCAAGAACTATTATAAGCACGGCATTAACCGAATTATGGGCACTCCCCGACTCAAGTACTTCTAAGGTCAAGACGACGATCGACAATGCGATTAAAGTTATAGACTCCTTCGATAAGGCCACCGAAGCCTCCCTATCGCTATATGCTAATGCCAATCAAGATGGCCTAGCGCTCTTACAGATAAATTCCTACGGTGATAGCTTTGGCGCCATCGCCGACATGGGCGGTAAAATATTCTTATCAAAGATAATTGATGGCGCGGTTAGCAGATATCTTGAGTTATCAGACACTAAGCCATCGTCAGTCATATTCTCCGCCGAAGGAGATTTCTCAATCGGCTTAGATGAGAACGCTAAAAAGATCGCCGTATCTAACGACGAAAAAACACGCACGATAGACCTATCAAGCCTCGCCACTCCAAAAGATATCGGCTATTACCAGGACAACCTATATATATTAAGCTCAGATAAAATAAGTAAAGTCGTAGACGTCGTGCGTGGCGGTAAAAGTATCACTAATTGGTCTCAAGATCCTGTCCCAGCTGACGCTAAGTTGATGGTTGTTGATGGCAATATATTTGTTATTGGCACCAACGGGATGCTAACAAGATACTTCAGAGGAAAGAAAGAAGCTGAATTCAACATACAGATACCTGCTACAGATAGAGATTACTTGCTTTCAACGAAAGATTCTAAGAATCTGTATCTAGTGAGTTCTGATTTAGGCAGGGTTTATACCATAGATAAAGAGAGCGGCTCAATAGTAAAGAGTATAAAAATAGGAAATGTCGTGCCCATAGTCGGGGCCTCACTAAGTCAAGCCGAAGTTTTGTATATTCTCACCTCGGATAATAAAATCTGGAAAATTAACTAAGCGTCAGCCTCTAAGATAACAATGGCTGCCTTTGATCCGGCAGTTGCCGGACAAAAAGGCGGCCATTGTTATCTGTTGACATATCTGCCTGATTTGCTAATATTATAAGGTTAAGCCGTAGACAAGGAGCAACCATAAGTCTCCTCGAGGCAGAACCCATTTATTAGGGTTTTACTCTGGTCGATCTGCGGTAAGCAGATTTTTTGTTTATTAAGAGAAAAAAGAATGAAAACAAAGGTACAAAAGTCTCAGGAGCTACAAGTCCTGAAAGATAAGATCCCCGGAGCCAAAATCACCGTTTTTACGTCCTTTGGTAGGATGGGCGAAAAGGGATTATCAGTCGGACAAATAACTGAATTAAGACGTCTCTTAAGAAGTCTGAATGCCGAATATGTTGTTACTAAAAAAACCTTAGTCGACAGAGCCTTTGCCGGCACTGAAGATTTAAAGGTATTAGATATGAGCGGATCTCTAGGTTTGGCTATGGGTTCTGACGATCCCTATGCTTTAGCCAAGAAGGTCTACGATTTTGCTAAGAAGAACCAGGCTCTACAATTTTTTGGAGCCATGTTTGATGGCAAGTATATTAGTAACGACCAATTCATCGAAATAGCAAAGTTACCATCAAGAGAAACCATAATCGCCAGATTGTTTGGTATGATGAAATACCCAATCTCAGGATTGGCTATCGTCTTAAACGAAATTGCTAAGAAAAAAGAGGCAACCGCATAACTTAAATAAATAAACTAAAACCATGAACAAAGAAGATTTTATCAAGCAGATCGAATCGATGACTGTTTCCGAACTCAACGATTTGGTTAAAGCTTTAGAAGAAAAGTTTGGAGTATCGGCTGCTTCTTTTGCCGC encodes:
- the rplJ gene encoding 50S ribosomal protein L10, with translation MKTKVQKSQELQVLKDKIPGAKITVFTSFGRMGEKGLSVGQITELRRLLRSLNAEYVVTKKTLVDRAFAGTEDLKVLDMSGSLGLAMGSDDPYALAKKVYDFAKKNQALQFFGAMFDGKYISNDQFIEIAKLPSRETIIARLFGMMKYPISGLAIVLNEIAKKKEATA